The following DNA comes from Papaver somniferum cultivar HN1 chromosome 4, ASM357369v1, whole genome shotgun sequence.
TAGTGGAGCAGAAGTATACCTTAATCAGGAGGCCTGTATACGATAAAAGGAACGAGATTATCAAATCAATTCCTGATTTTTGGTTAACTGCTGTGCGTGATACTCTCTCTATTACATATTCAGTTTTTCTTCACTAGTTTATGTGATTTTGTATTGTGTAACTAACATTTCTGTTATCGGGACCCTGACGATGTTACTGTTTACAGTTTTTAAGTCATCCTGCACTTGGTGATCTGTTAAACGAAGACGACCAGAAGGTATTGCATTTTTATCTTCAATTACATGACTGGAGTTTAAATACTTGCATGTTTACTTTCCTTGAAGGGCTTGAACAAGTAGTAGAGACCTCGCGTCTTAATTTGCTAATGTTTGAAACTCACATCTGCCACTTCTCATTCGACGCAGATATTTAAGTATCTAAAATCTATGGATGTTGAAGATTGTAAAGATGTGAAATCTGGGTACTCGATTACCTTTGTGAGTATCTTAATTCCTAGTCCGTTGTTTTGTTCTTTGTTTGAATGCTACTACTTTATATTTGCTATTCCCGTATCGAGATTAGCTAACTAGTTCTATGATTTTATACATTTCATTAACTATGTTCTTCTTGTCTCAGAACTTCAATGAGAACCCATACTTTGAAAATGAGAGTCTTGTAAAGTCATTCTTATTCTCAGACGAAGGCACAACCAAGATAAGTGGCACAAAAATCAACTGGAAGGAGGGAATGGTAAGAAGAAACTTCTAAAAATGTGCTTGTGGCCCACTATACCTGCTGCCTGCACATTATGTTCTAATatggttttcacttttcttttttAGGACATTTCAAATGGAGTCAATCATGAGAAAAAGGGGAACAAGCGTTCACATGAAGATACAAGGTTTGTTACTGTCATGCCTAGcttcttttcttgcaaacttATTGTGAATTGCACTAGGTTTCATTGGGATTTGAAGCTGTTTGTCCAATTCTTCTTGGAAGGTCCGCTGGAGATTTTGTCTCAATTTATAGTTCATTATTTTTTCTAAGTTACTTGAATCATCGTCTGGTCTATTGATTGATTAAGCGAAAATAGGAACAGATTAGTTAGCCATACCTTTTCTATGTATTGCTTGCATTATTGGATGTGTTAGTATAATATGGTTGAAAATAGTTTCTCATATGTTATGGTTTATAACAGTTAACAAGCTGATATGTTCGAACTTAAGCTTGCATCGGTTGTATAAGATGCAGGATTGTGTATAGTAAAAACTAATTCCTGGTGCGAGAAATTTGTCACTGCTGTGTGCATTTTAACACAATAGTGTCAGTACACTTGTCGAATGCTTAGTTTCAATCTTTTGGACCCATAAATTTGTGAATTACTTAACAAATTTTGATCTTCATCAGATGATTATATTGCTAAATAAGTATTACTCGCCGTCTAGTTAACTTTTTAAGAAGTTTTATATGATTTTTAGTTACGTGCATGGTGATGCATTATCTGATCCTATATTTGCTGTAACTACAGCTTTTTTACCTGGTTCTGCGACGATCAAGACAAAACCCTTTTAGAAGCTCTTCATGATGAGGTAACCTTTCTTCCCTTTACTAAGTTAAGGCCCATGTAAGTTTCATTATGATGTTACCACATGTATACCCTAACGAAGAAAATCACTGGTTTCGAATGGTGGAAGTCTTCCCTTCTGCCCTCAGTTGTTAATTCCCTAAGCCCAGGCTATATGTATATCAATTAAGCAAGTGGTTATCGCTTCCTTTGTCATCCTTCTAGCTCATCTGTGTTTCGAATATCATCGTTGTGTTGCAGGTGGCTGAAGTTATCAAAGAGGATCTATGGCCCAATCCCCTCAAATATTTTAACAATGTAAGTTACTGGCACCTTtattgtttttctgttttttatATTTAGCCAACGGTTATTTTAAGCTCGCCTATGTTATTTTCTATATTCCTAACCTTGAATTTCATTGGTACAGGAAGCTGATGAGGATTTTGATGATGAGGAAGGCGAAGAAGGGGACGAAGAGGTAGTTATATAGGCATGctttattaaatgttttagatAATGCTTGGTGCTATTCCTAAAATTAACTGTCACTTGTTATCATCAGGGAAaggatgacgatgatgatgaggaCGATGATGATGAGGACGATGAGGAATGATAGAGATAGTCCTGTTCTGGCTGATGTTTTCAGCTTTCCTTTTGCTCTTTTTTCTTTTGGCTATATGCTCTGATTTTGGGTCATGTGCATCTAGTATATCTATCTGGTTACAAAATGATCAAGTAATAGGAGTAAAGTTATTTCTAAATCTTGTCGATACATTACTACTTTTTACATATATGAGCTATATAGTTTTCCTTATCTTTTGTGGTTGCTCTATTTTTTACTTGGATTTGCACTGTATATCTCCTGTTTGTCAGAAATGGTTTATGGGACATCTTATTGGGATCCTTCGTCTCCGAGCATACTCTATACGGAGTCATAGAGTTGTTTGCTATTACTAATCTGCAGCTGAGGTAGATAATTCTTAGTTCACATGGTGGTGATCCATAGTTAGCTAGTTAGGCGGTTGCCCTTGTACCTACCAAATCCTTGAAACAGTCGGTCAAAATCTTTTTGATTGTAATTACTCCCTCACTCTGTCCAAGAGATGGAAAGCAGCAATTTCATCAactttaagaaaaaaattaagaaaaaaaacctGTGGTTATTTTTCATAGCCATCTGACGAAAGTGTTTCTCTAGATCATATTCATAGCCAAACTTTCATATTTGTCTAGGAGGATTTTTCTGGTGTCCACATTATGCCTCAAACTGAGAGGATCCCTACAATTGATCTCCTTCCATTCTTTAGCAACAATGAAGTTGATCCAGATGAATTAGAtgccaagaagaagaaaatcaaagaggTCATAGATCAGGCGTGTTCTCACTTCTCAGTATGGGTTCTTCCAAATTGTGAATCATGGTGTTTCTGCAGGTTTAATGAGCCAAGCACTTGATCTTTCCAAAACGTTTTTTGATTTACCTGATGAAGAGAAGCTCAAGTATAGTCCTGTTCCTGGTGCACCTCTTCCAGCTAGTTATAGCCGCCAAGTTAATCCTACTGCAGGTCAGAATGAGTACTTGTTGATGTTCACTCGAAATCGAGTTTCAAGAATATATACCCCGACAATCCGCCAGAGTTCAGGTTTGTTCACATTTACATGCCTGCCATATCACTCCATTGCCAATAATTCGTAGATACGTGTTTATAATCTTTGCGATATTATTCACCAGGGAAGTGTTGCAAGAAGTTTTTTCCCACCTCACCAAAACAGGGTCAGTTATAGAGGGAATTTTGAACGAATGTTTAAACCTTCCTCCGAATTTTCTCCATGAGTATAACCTCGATCGAAGTTGGGATTTCATGGCGAACTTAAGCTACCATCCAGCAACAGAAACCGAAAGCAACGGTTTAAGCGAACACCAAGATGGAAATTGTTTCACTTTTGTGTTTCAGGATGATGTTGGAGGTCTTGAAGTTCTCAAGGACGGAGGATGGATTCCAGTAGTTCCAATCAAAGGTAGTATCATTGTCAACATAAGTGATGTTATTCAGGTACATCTATTCCTAGCTCCATATATACCATTTTTCCTCCtgctaataaataaaaataacaaataagACTAATGCATGACTACCCAAACTGAAGGTGCTGAGCAACAACAAGTACAAAAGTGCAACACATAGGGTGGTGAGACCAACAGGAGGAAGACGTCGACACTCTTATGCATTCTTTTATAACTTGGAAGGAGATTAGTGGGTTGAACCATTACCTCAGTATACAACAGATATAGGAGAGAAACCAAAATATAGAGGTTTCTATTACAAAGATTATCAAGCACTTAGGTTGAGAAATAAAACGCATCCACCTTCTAGACCCGAAGATATTATTCATATTACTCATTATGCAATATCCAATTAGCACAAAGACAGATATTTCAACAAGGGGCAAAAGGAATGCACTACCTCATTTGTGCTCTTTCAAGTGTTTAATGCACTACATCCTAGAAGCAGCAAAGCGGGCAGAAAGCATGGACTGTCACCATTTTCGGCCCGAAGGAGATTGCAAAGGAGAAATTGAGTTTGCGAAGGGACTAGCAAACACGATAGTGGAGAAATTAAGCTCCAAGGATTCCGAAGTCTTGTgagtgtttttttattttttttcataggAGTAGTAATAAAGTAGCAAATGTGTTAGCTAAGCAAGCAAGGAGTCAAGGTCACCACAAACAACATTGTAAACAGATGCCAAGTTTTTTATTTGTTGCTTTAGAGCAGTTTTTACTTTCAAATGTAATTCAATTACAATCATAGGAGAACAACCTGTTGGAAGTTTCCCGTATTTCAGTACCTAACAGTGAGATAAGGACAGTCAACAGGATACTCAGCCTCATGTAATTTTTAGTTGGTCTATTTCAATATTTAaactttcagaaaaaaaaaatgcactACATCCTGCTACTGCGCCTGAGTAGGTCTAGTCAATCAAACACTAGTCTGCAACCACCTGTATTGTTAAATTGGCCGAGGAGAGATCCAATGATGGTTTGGGCAGCCTATCTATCCATAGGTAATGGGCAAACTAGTCAGAGGGGAATTTTTATTTTAACTTTATTACAGCTGT
Coding sequences within:
- the LOC113275957 gene encoding NAP1-related protein 2-like, yielding MGADKGKKLKVEEKPEVEEVDHIDGELVLSIEKLQEIQDELEKVNEEASDEVLVVEQKYTLIRRPVYDKRNEIIKSIPDFWLTAFLSHPALGDLLNEDDQKIFKYLKSMDVEDCKDVKSGYSITFNFNENPYFENESLVKSFLFSDEGTTKISGTKINWKEGMDISNGVNHEKKGNKRSHEDTSFFTWFCDDQDKTLLEALHDEVAEVIKEDLWPNPLKYFNNEADEDFDDEEGEEGDEEGKDDDDDEDDDDEDDEE